One window of Nocardia sp. NBC_00508 genomic DNA carries:
- a CDS encoding Tex family protein, whose protein sequence is MVPPVPPRSDTARTASVNRRIAEELAVRETQVRAAVELLDAGSTVPFIARYRKEVTDGLDDAQLRQLDERLHYLRELDERRAAIVESIRGQGKLDDALHQQILLAETKARLEDIYLPYKPKRRTKAQIAREAGHEPVADALIDDPNTDPAQYSAEQLDGARAILVERFAEDADLVGELRELMWSRGQVTSGVRAGKEESGAKFADYFEFSEPFDKVPSHRVLALLRGEKEEVLTVHLEPDTEEPEPGQRTVYEGRIATRFDIADRGRPADSWLLDTVRWAWRTKLQVSLGIDTRMRLRQAAEKDAVDVFAANLRDLLLAAPAGTRTTMGLDPGYRTGVKVAVVDATGKVVATEVIYPHKPQGQTEKSLAVLGALVARFGVELIAIGNGTASRETDTLAVELISRIAASSDNRANTPTKIVVSEAGASVYSASAYASQELPDLDVSLRGAVSIARRLQDPLAELVKIDPKSIGVGQYQHDVSESLLARSLGAVVEDAVNAVGVDVNTASVPLLSRVSGIAGSLAESIVAHRDHNGPFRSRTALLDVPRLGPKAFEQCAGFLRIREGDDPLDTSAVHPEAYPVVRRILESTGRPVAEIIGNTSVLRALRAGDFTDERFGVPTVTDIIAELEKPGRDPRPEFKTAEFAAGVEKVADLKPGMVLEGVVTNVAAFGAFVDVGVHQDGLVHVSAMSHNFVKDPREVVKSGDVVKVKVLEVDVARQRIGLSLRLDDEPGAPGKAGEKQRGQGGRSGGEQRQRQNGQNKQQSQGRNQGQGRGGNQRRNAPPPSGAMADALRRAGFGR, encoded by the coding sequence ATGGTTCCTCCCGTGCCGCCGCGCTCCGACACCGCGCGCACAGCCAGCGTGAACCGTCGCATCGCCGAGGAGCTCGCGGTGCGCGAGACCCAGGTGCGCGCCGCCGTCGAGCTCCTCGACGCGGGCTCGACGGTGCCGTTCATCGCGCGTTACCGCAAGGAGGTCACCGACGGCCTGGACGACGCGCAGCTGCGCCAGCTCGACGAGCGCCTGCACTACCTGCGCGAACTCGACGAGCGCCGGGCCGCGATCGTCGAATCGATCCGCGGCCAGGGCAAACTCGACGACGCCCTGCATCAGCAGATCCTGCTCGCGGAGACCAAGGCCCGGCTCGAGGACATCTACCTGCCCTACAAGCCGAAGCGGCGCACCAAAGCGCAGATCGCGCGCGAGGCGGGACACGAGCCGGTGGCCGACGCGCTGATCGACGACCCGAACACCGATCCGGCACAGTACAGCGCCGAGCAGCTCGACGGCGCGCGCGCCATCCTGGTCGAGCGCTTCGCCGAGGATGCCGACCTGGTCGGCGAACTGCGCGAGTTGATGTGGAGCCGTGGACAGGTCACTTCGGGCGTGCGCGCGGGCAAGGAGGAGTCGGGCGCGAAGTTCGCCGACTACTTCGAGTTCAGCGAGCCGTTCGACAAGGTGCCCTCCCATCGCGTCTTGGCCCTGCTGCGCGGCGAGAAGGAGGAGGTGCTCACCGTGCACCTCGAGCCGGACACCGAGGAGCCGGAGCCGGGGCAGCGCACCGTTTACGAGGGCCGCATCGCCACCCGCTTCGACATCGCCGACCGGGGCCGCCCCGCCGACTCCTGGCTGCTGGACACCGTGCGCTGGGCCTGGCGCACCAAACTGCAGGTGAGTCTCGGCATCGACACCAGGATGCGGCTGCGCCAGGCGGCCGAGAAGGACGCGGTCGACGTGTTCGCCGCGAACCTGCGCGACCTGCTGCTCGCCGCGCCCGCGGGCACCCGCACGACCATGGGCCTCGACCCCGGCTACCGCACCGGCGTGAAGGTCGCGGTGGTCGACGCCACCGGCAAAGTGGTCGCCACCGAGGTGATCTACCCGCACAAGCCGCAGGGTCAGACCGAGAAGTCGCTCGCGGTGCTCGGCGCGCTGGTCGCCCGGTTCGGCGTCGAGCTCATCGCGATCGGCAACGGCACCGCCTCACGCGAGACCGATACCCTTGCGGTGGAGCTGATCTCGCGCATCGCCGCATCGTCGGACAACCGGGCGAACACGCCGACCAAGATCGTGGTGTCCGAAGCGGGCGCCTCGGTGTACTCCGCCTCGGCCTATGCCTCCCAGGAGCTGCCCGATCTGGATGTCTCGCTGCGTGGCGCGGTGTCGATCGCGCGACGGCTGCAGGACCCGCTGGCCGAGCTGGTGAAGATCGACCCGAAGTCCATCGGAGTCGGCCAGTACCAGCACGACGTGTCCGAATCGCTGCTGGCCCGCTCGCTGGGCGCGGTCGTCGAGGACGCGGTGAACGCGGTCGGCGTCGACGTGAACACGGCCTCGGTGCCGCTGCTGTCGCGGGTTTCCGGTATCGCCGGGTCGTTGGCGGAAAGCATTGTGGCGCACCGGGATCACAACGGCCCGTTCCGCAGCAGGACGGCGCTGCTCGACGTGCCGCGCCTGGGACCGAAGGCGTTCGAGCAGTGCGCGGGCTTCCTGCGCATCCGCGAAGGCGACGACCCGCTGGACACCTCCGCCGTGCATCCCGAGGCGTATCCCGTCGTCCGGCGCATCCTCGAATCGACCGGCCGCCCCGTCGCGGAGATCATCGGCAACACCTCGGTGCTGCGCGCATTGCGCGCCGGCGATTTCACCGACGAGCGCTTCGGTGTCCCTACCGTCACCGACATCATCGCGGAACTGGAGAAGCCGGGCCGCGACCCGCGTCCGGAGTTCAAGACCGCGGAGTTCGCCGCCGGTGTGGAGAAGGTCGCCGACCTGAAGCCGGGCATGGTGCTCGAGGGCGTGGTGACGAACGTCGCCGCGTTCGGCGCGTTCGTCGACGTGGGCGTGCACCAGGACGGGTTGGTGCACGTCTCGGCCATGTCGCACAACTTCGTGAAGGACCCGCGTGAAGTGGTCAAGTCCGGTGACGTGGTCAAGGTGAAAGTGCTCGAGGTGGACGTGGCGCGCCAGCGCATCGGCCTGTCCCTTCGCCTCGACGACGAGCCCGGCGCGCCGGGCAAGGCCGGCGAGAAGCAGCGTGGCCAGGGCGGCCGATCCGGCGGGGAGCAGCGGCAGCGGCAGAATGGGCAGAACAAGCAACAGAGCCAGGGTCGAAATCAGGGACAGGGGCGCGGCGGAAACCAGCGACGCAACGCGCCCCCGCCGAGCGGCGCGATGGCGGACGCATTGCGCAGGGCGGGTTTCGGCCGGTAG
- the rplS gene encoding 50S ribosomal protein L19 translates to MNTLDFVDEKSLRSDVPDFRPGDTLNVHVKVIEGSKERIQVFKGVVIRRQGGGIRETFTVRKVSFGVGVERTFPVHSPNIDHIDVVTRGDVRRAKLYYLRELRGKAAKIKEKR, encoded by the coding sequence ATGAACACCCTTGACTTCGTCGACGAAAAGTCGCTGCGTAGCGACGTCCCCGACTTCCGGCCGGGCGACACGCTGAACGTGCATGTGAAGGTCATCGAAGGCTCGAAGGAGCGCATCCAGGTCTTCAAGGGCGTCGTCATCCGCCGCCAGGGCGGTGGCATCCGCGAGACCTTCACGGTCCGCAAGGTGTCGTTCGGTGTCGGCGTGGAGCGCACCTTCCCGGTGCACAGCCCGAACATCGACCACATCGATGTCGTCACCCGCGGTGATGTCCGCCGCGCCAAGCTCTACTACCTGCGTGAGCTGCGCGGCAAGGCCGCCAAGATCAAGGAAAAGCGCTGA
- the lepB gene encoding signal peptidase I: MADESGSVSVSESGDEGTRGGRAKRGQKKKQRPFWQELPILIVIAAVIAALMVTFVGRPYVIPSESMETTLHGCAGCTGDRIYVQKLSYYWGDPQPGDVVVFVGPPSWNTHYKSIRSDNPAIRGVQNFFSFFGLVPPDENDLVKRVIAVGGQTVQCCDPQGRVLVDGKPLDEPYARYLAPYVPGQPYGAGGGREFKPVKVPEGHLWVMGDNRNQSADSRAHINDELQGTIPVDNVRGKAVFKIWPPGRIGPVHSENPQTN, from the coding sequence GTGGCAGACGAAAGTGGGTCGGTGTCGGTGTCCGAATCGGGCGACGAAGGAACGCGGGGCGGCCGCGCCAAACGCGGCCAGAAGAAGAAGCAGCGGCCGTTCTGGCAGGAACTGCCGATCCTCATCGTGATCGCCGCGGTGATCGCCGCGCTGATGGTCACCTTCGTGGGCAGGCCGTACGTGATTCCGTCGGAGTCGATGGAGACCACCCTGCACGGGTGCGCCGGATGCACCGGTGACCGCATCTACGTGCAGAAGCTGAGCTACTACTGGGGCGACCCGCAGCCGGGTGACGTGGTCGTGTTCGTCGGCCCGCCCTCGTGGAACACCCACTACAAGTCGATTCGTTCGGACAATCCGGCCATTCGTGGCGTGCAGAACTTCTTCTCCTTCTTCGGCTTGGTGCCGCCGGACGAGAACGACCTGGTGAAGCGGGTGATCGCGGTCGGCGGCCAGACCGTACAGTGCTGCGACCCGCAGGGCCGGGTCCTCGTGGACGGCAAGCCGCTGGACGAGCCGTATGCCCGCTATCTCGCCCCGTACGTCCCGGGTCAGCCGTACGGCGCTGGCGGCGGGCGCGAGTTCAAGCCCGTGAAGGTGCCCGAGGGGCATTTGTGGGTGATGGGCGACAACCGCAACCAGTCCGCCGACTCCCGCGCGCACATCAACGACGAACTGCAGGGCACAATCCCCGTGGACAATGTCCGCGGCAAGGCGGTGTTCAAGATCTGGCCGCCCGGCCGGATCGGACCGGTGCACTCGGAGAATCCCCAGACGAACTGA
- a CDS encoding ribonuclease HII produces MRRAGGLRTLEAALIRSGLGPVAGVDEAGRGPCAGPLVVAACLLAPKAYEKLAGLDDSKKLTEATRTELYPVIIRLALAYQVIVIPAWEIDSIGIHVANIEGMRRAVAGLGQEPGYVLTDGFRVPGIPVPSLPVIGGDGSAACIAAASILAKVTRDRMMVELDERFPGYGFAAHKGYNTPEHTAALHRLGPSSEHRRSWRNVREAAGLRPVAVDAEEADVVLAGELDEGLSEEFQDARTAGRVATDTAHAR; encoded by the coding sequence ATGCGCAGGGCCGGTGGGTTGCGCACGCTCGAGGCGGCGTTGATTCGCAGTGGTCTCGGGCCGGTCGCCGGGGTGGACGAGGCAGGGCGCGGTCCTTGCGCGGGCCCGCTCGTGGTGGCCGCGTGCCTACTCGCGCCGAAGGCCTATGAGAAGCTGGCCGGCCTCGACGATTCCAAGAAGCTCACCGAGGCCACCCGTACGGAGCTGTACCCGGTGATCATCCGCCTGGCGCTGGCCTACCAGGTCATCGTCATCCCTGCCTGGGAGATCGACTCGATCGGCATCCACGTGGCGAATATCGAAGGAATGCGCCGGGCCGTCGCCGGGCTGGGTCAGGAGCCCGGCTACGTGCTCACCGACGGGTTCCGGGTGCCCGGCATCCCGGTGCCCTCGCTGCCGGTGATCGGCGGCGACGGGTCGGCGGCCTGCATCGCGGCGGCCAGCATCCTGGCGAAGGTCACCCGGGACCGCATGATGGTCGAGCTGGACGAGCGATTTCCGGGCTACGGGTTCGCGGCGCACAAGGGGTACAACACGCCCGAGCACACGGCCGCGTTGCATCGCCTGGGGCCCAGCAGCGAGCATCGCCGCTCCTGGCGCAACGTGCGCGAGGCCGCCGGGCTGCGGCCGGTCGCGGTGGACGCCGAAGAGGCGGACGTCGTCCTGGCAGGCGAACTGGACGAAGGGCTGTCCGAGGAGTTTCAGGACGCCCGTACGGCTGGCCGAGTGGCTACCGATACCGCGCATGCGCGATGA
- a CDS encoding DUF2469 domain-containing protein, whose protein sequence is MSAEDLEKYETEMELSLYREYKDIVGQFSYVVETERRFYLANSVELRPQNADGEVYFEVRMSDAWVWDMYRPARFVKHVRVITFKDVNIEELEKPDLRLPE, encoded by the coding sequence ATGAGTGCCGAGGACCTCGAGAAGTACGAAACCGAGATGGAGCTCTCGCTGTATCGCGAGTACAAGGACATCGTCGGTCAGTTTTCGTACGTGGTGGAGACCGAGCGCCGCTTCTACTTGGCCAACTCCGTGGAGCTGCGGCCGCAGAACGCGGATGGCGAGGTGTACTTCGAGGTGCGGATGAGCGACGCGTGGGTGTGGGACATGTATCGCCCGGCCCGCTTCGTCAAGCATGTCCGGGTGATCACCTTCAAGGACGTCAACATCGAGGAGCTGGAGAAGCCGGACCTGCGGCTGCCCGAGTGA
- a CDS encoding YraN family protein encodes MTDKQALGAHGEELAAAFLRAAGMEIIARNWRCRYGELDLIAQDRDVTAFVEVKTRSGLAYGTPAESVTFVKQQRIRRLALLWLAEQDGPWRRIRFDVVSVLLARGRPPVIDHLAAVF; translated from the coding sequence GTGACAGACAAACAGGCGCTCGGCGCGCACGGGGAGGAACTGGCGGCGGCGTTCCTGCGCGCCGCGGGGATGGAGATCATCGCCAGAAATTGGCGGTGCCGGTACGGCGAGCTGGACCTGATCGCCCAGGACCGAGACGTGACCGCGTTCGTCGAGGTCAAGACCCGTTCGGGCCTCGCATACGGCACTCCGGCCGAGTCGGTCACCTTCGTCAAGCAACAGCGCATCCGGCGCTTGGCCCTGCTGTGGCTGGCCGAGCAGGACGGCCCGTGGCGGCGCATCCGATTCGATGTCGTGTCGGTGCTGCTGGCACGGGGGCGCCCGCCGGTGATCGACCACCTCGCGGCGGTGTTCTGA
- a CDS encoding YifB family Mg chelatase-like AAA ATPase: MALGRAHSVAVTGVDGLLVEIEADIGQGLPSVHLVGLPDTALQESRDRVRSAVANSGEKWPDGRVVLALSPATLPKLGSVYDLALAVAVLDASDAVPSERLAKTVLLGELALDGRVRRVRGVLPAVLAARSAGWSTVVVPAVAMAEAGLVEGIQVFGASSLRGVVAWLRGEGTLAEPDGGLPDTVRQSGDLSEVVGQEEARWALEVAAAGGHHLLLTGPPGIGKTMLAQRLPGLLPPLTEIEALEVTAIHSMAGTLAGDHPLVTAPPFVAPHHSTSVTAMIGGGSGTARPGAVSRAHRGVLFLDECAELGTKVLEAMRTPLEEGEVRIARRDGVARYPARFQLVLAANPCPCAPARDVDCICAPLARRRYLGKLSGPLMDRIDIWVRMHGQSGAAFSTDAAESSEVVRGRVAVARRAAAERWREYGWPTNAEVPGHVLRQRFRLPRESLAPVEGALRLGRMSARGADRAIRVAWTICDLRGGDVPSAQDVLAALNFRQRGAQ, from the coding sequence ATGGCGCTCGGCCGGGCGCATTCCGTCGCGGTCACCGGCGTGGACGGTCTGCTCGTCGAGATCGAGGCCGATATCGGCCAGGGCTTGCCGTCCGTGCACCTGGTCGGGCTGCCCGACACCGCGTTGCAGGAATCCCGCGACCGGGTGCGCTCGGCGGTGGCGAACTCAGGGGAGAAATGGCCGGACGGCAGGGTGGTCCTCGCCTTGTCTCCCGCGACATTGCCCAAGCTCGGGAGTGTCTACGACCTCGCGCTGGCCGTCGCGGTGCTGGACGCGTCCGACGCGGTCCCTTCCGAGCGGCTCGCGAAGACGGTGCTGCTCGGTGAACTCGCGCTGGACGGGCGGGTGCGGCGGGTACGCGGTGTTCTGCCGGCCGTGCTCGCGGCCCGCAGCGCGGGTTGGTCGACCGTCGTGGTGCCCGCGGTGGCCATGGCCGAGGCCGGGCTGGTGGAGGGCATCCAGGTATTCGGGGCGAGCAGCCTGCGCGGGGTGGTGGCCTGGCTGCGCGGTGAGGGCACGCTCGCCGAACCGGATGGCGGCCTGCCCGATACGGTGCGCCAGAGTGGCGATCTCAGCGAGGTGGTGGGGCAGGAGGAAGCGCGCTGGGCGCTGGAGGTGGCCGCGGCGGGCGGGCACCACTTGCTGCTCACCGGGCCGCCGGGCATCGGCAAAACCATGCTGGCGCAACGTCTTCCGGGGCTGTTGCCCCCGCTCACGGAGATCGAGGCGCTGGAGGTGACCGCGATCCATTCGATGGCGGGCACGCTCGCCGGCGACCATCCGCTGGTCACCGCGCCACCGTTCGTCGCCCCGCACCACTCGACTTCGGTGACCGCGATGATCGGTGGCGGCTCGGGGACCGCCCGGCCCGGCGCGGTCAGCCGGGCCCATCGCGGCGTGCTGTTCCTCGACGAGTGCGCCGAACTCGGCACGAAGGTGCTCGAGGCGATGCGCACACCGTTGGAGGAAGGGGAGGTCCGCATCGCCCGGCGTGACGGCGTGGCACGATATCCGGCCCGATTCCAGCTCGTCCTGGCGGCCAACCCGTGCCCGTGCGCCCCGGCACGCGATGTCGACTGCATCTGCGCGCCGCTTGCCCGCCGCCGCTATCTCGGGAAACTGTCCGGGCCGCTGATGGACCGGATCGATATCTGGGTGCGGATGCACGGGCAGTCCGGGGCCGCGTTCAGTACCGATGCCGCCGAGAGCAGCGAGGTGGTTCGCGGTCGTGTCGCTGTGGCCCGGCGCGCGGCGGCCGAGCGCTGGCGCGAATACGGGTGGCCGACCAATGCGGAAGTCCCCGGTCACGTCCTGCGCCAGAGGTTCCGTCTGCCCCGGGAATCCCTTGCTCCCGTCGAGGGCGCCCTGCGTCTCGGTCGCATGTCCGCGCGCGGAGCCGACCGCGCCATCCGGGTCGCGTGGACCATCTGCGACCTGCGCGGTGGAGACGTGCCGTCGGCGCAGGATGTGCTGGCGGCGCTGAACTTCCGCCAGCGAGGCGCGCAATGA
- the dprA gene encoding DNA-processing protein DprA, translated as MSENLSCPASGEADARRLAWVYLSRVVQGPCAPLSALIDAVGVVEAARAVRECALPEPLRGPTARRRDLDIAARDLEVIDRIGGRVVTPDDPEWPAWRMLGLAQLEPGRDPDGAVPLVLWARGPRSLLESSERAVAVVGARCSTGYGDRVTGEIAGDLAAQGWTIVSGAAFGIDSMAHRAALAVDGSTIAVLACGVDRPYPAQHERLLADIAESGLVVSEYPPGVTAHKHQFLARNRLIAALADGVLVVEAGLRSGARNTVKWARRLGRPALAVPGPVTSAASVGCHRMIRDGEALLVTRAEEVVDEAGPLRLSLPETGGVSDHPDDRLAGDEALVFAALPRIGSRLPLELSQQCGLPLPAVRATLPALELAGLVAADESGWHRTARRRI; from the coding sequence ATGTCCGAGAATCTCTCCTGCCCGGCGTCCGGCGAGGCCGATGCGCGGCGGTTGGCCTGGGTGTACCTGTCGCGAGTGGTGCAAGGCCCGTGTGCGCCGCTGTCGGCGCTGATCGACGCGGTCGGAGTGGTGGAGGCGGCGCGTGCGGTGCGGGAGTGCGCGCTGCCCGAGCCGTTGCGCGGACCGACAGCGCGGCGGCGCGACCTCGACATCGCGGCGCGGGATCTCGAGGTCATCGACCGGATCGGCGGACGAGTGGTGACGCCGGACGATCCGGAGTGGCCCGCTTGGCGCATGCTCGGTCTCGCCCAGCTCGAACCCGGCCGAGATCCAGATGGGGCCGTGCCGCTCGTTCTGTGGGCCCGCGGCCCGCGCTCCCTGCTCGAGTCGAGCGAACGCGCCGTGGCGGTGGTCGGCGCACGGTGCAGCACCGGGTACGGCGACCGCGTGACGGGGGAGATCGCCGGAGATCTCGCCGCGCAAGGATGGACGATCGTGTCCGGTGCGGCCTTCGGGATCGACAGCATGGCGCACCGGGCGGCGCTGGCGGTAGATGGCTCGACGATCGCCGTGCTTGCCTGCGGCGTCGACCGGCCGTACCCGGCGCAGCACGAGCGTCTGCTGGCCGATATCGCCGAGTCCGGCCTGGTGGTCAGCGAATATCCGCCCGGTGTGACTGCGCACAAGCATCAGTTCCTCGCCCGCAACCGCCTGATCGCCGCCCTCGCCGACGGCGTGCTCGTGGTGGAGGCGGGGCTGCGCAGCGGCGCCCGCAACACCGTCAAGTGGGCACGTCGCCTCGGCCGTCCCGCCCTGGCGGTACCCGGCCCGGTGACCTCGGCGGCTTCGGTGGGTTGTCACCGGATGATCCGGGACGGCGAAGCGCTCCTGGTGACTCGAGCGGAGGAAGTCGTCGACGAGGCGGGGCCGCTCCGACTGTCCCTCCCGGAGACCGGGGGAGTGTCCGACCATCCGGACGACCGCCTCGCGGGAGACGAAGCCCTGGTCTTCGCGGCGCTGCCGAGGATCGGCTCTCGATTACCACTCGAGCTGTCCCAGCAGTGCGGCCTGCCGCTTCCCGCGGTCCGCGCGACGCTCCCGGCCCTCGAACTAGCGGGGCTGGTGGCCGCCGACGAAAGTGGTTGGCATCGAACGGCACGCCGCCGCATATGA
- a CDS encoding tyrosine recombinase XerC has protein sequence MEELPEDLEALLVEYGRHLRLGRNRSEHTVRAYLGDARSLLDHLYLRSADSAIRELDLLLVRSWLARQAAAGAARTTLARRASSARTFTAWLTGTGRLPVDPGLRLGSPKAHRVLPAVLGPQQAIGAMDAARSGAAQRDPMALRDRAIVELLYATGIRVSELCGLDIEDVDRERRVVRVLGKGNKERSAPFGGPADEAVGNWLHYGRPAFATADSGRALLLGRRGKRLDQRQARTVVHEVVSAIPGAPDMGPHGLRHTAATHLLEGGADLRVVQELLGHASMATTQLYTHVSIDRLKKVHDQAHPRA, from the coding sequence ATGGAGGAATTGCCCGAGGATCTGGAAGCGCTGCTGGTGGAGTACGGCAGACACCTGCGGCTCGGCCGCAATCGGTCGGAGCACACGGTGCGGGCGTATCTGGGGGACGCGCGGTCGCTGCTGGACCATCTGTACCTGCGATCGGCCGATTCGGCGATCCGCGAGCTGGACCTGCTGCTGGTGCGGTCCTGGTTGGCGCGGCAAGCAGCGGCGGGCGCCGCGCGAACGACGTTGGCGCGGCGGGCGTCCTCCGCGCGTACTTTCACTGCGTGGCTCACCGGGACCGGGCGGCTGCCGGTCGACCCGGGGCTGCGGTTGGGGTCGCCGAAGGCGCATCGCGTGCTCCCGGCCGTGCTCGGACCACAGCAGGCGATCGGCGCCATGGACGCAGCCCGATCCGGCGCTGCCCAGCGCGATCCGATGGCGTTGCGGGATCGGGCGATCGTGGAATTGCTCTACGCCACCGGCATCCGGGTGAGCGAGCTGTGCGGGCTGGATATCGAGGATGTCGATCGGGAGCGGCGTGTGGTCCGCGTGCTCGGCAAGGGCAACAAGGAACGCTCGGCCCCGTTCGGCGGGCCCGCCGACGAGGCCGTTGGCAACTGGCTGCACTATGGACGTCCCGCCTTCGCCACCGCCGACTCCGGTCGCGCGCTGCTGCTCGGCCGCCGCGGCAAGCGCCTCGATCAGCGCCAAGCCAGAACCGTTGTGCACGAAGTGGTCTCGGCGATCCCCGGCGCCCCCGACATGGGCCCGCACGGCCTGCGGCACACCGCCGCGACCCACCTCCTCGAGGGCGGCGCCGACCTGCGTGTGGTCCAGGAACTTCTCGGCCACGCCAGCATGGCCACCACACAGCTCTATACCCACGTCTCCATCGACCGCCTGAAAAAGGTGCACGACCAAGCCCACCCGCGCGCCTGA
- a CDS encoding GNAT family N-acetyltransferase — protein MCVIIRPRTAADAHDCAAALRQVHDVDRYPETWPADPVGWLSPSKLIAARVAEQARVVVGHVGLGAGEETPIAVRGAVGTLAVAWVIRLYVVPSARRAGVGSHLLAAAARMAASRGQRAALSVESGGAAAIAMYERSGWRRVHSAPGGWHTAQGQKAWMHYYVSP, from the coding sequence ATGTGCGTGATCATCCGACCACGGACCGCTGCCGATGCGCACGACTGCGCCGCGGCACTCCGGCAAGTACACGACGTCGACCGATACCCGGAAACCTGGCCTGCCGACCCGGTGGGTTGGCTGTCTCCGTCGAAGCTCATCGCGGCTCGCGTCGCCGAGCAGGCGAGGGTAGTGGTCGGACACGTCGGTCTCGGCGCAGGCGAAGAAACCCCGATTGCCGTGCGTGGTGCAGTCGGCACGCTCGCTGTGGCGTGGGTCATCCGCCTGTATGTCGTACCGTCCGCACGTCGGGCAGGAGTCGGTTCCCATTTGCTTGCGGCGGCCGCGCGAATGGCGGCGAGCCGCGGGCAGCGTGCCGCGCTGAGCGTCGAGTCCGGTGGCGCGGCGGCGATCGCGATGTACGAACGAAGCGGTTGGCGACGAGTACATAGTGCGCCTGGCGGCTGGCACACTGCGCAGGGACAGAAAGCTTGGATGCACTACTACGTCAGCCCATGA
- a CDS encoding FHA domain-containing protein — protein MTIGRSNAADITVPADATVSRLHAIIERVSGCWIIIDDGLSKNGTFVNGERVGGRRKLSSGDRIRVGRSLLVFRDGASSEEEMTIALSPLLIRNSLTDAQIMVLKALCRPYDARSAYSYPASNGQIASDLCLTVSTVKTHMRALFQKFRVPDLPPNQKRSFLVERAIESGVIVDHEQ, from the coding sequence GTGACGATCGGGCGGTCGAACGCGGCCGATATCACCGTGCCCGCCGACGCGACCGTTTCTCGTCTGCACGCCATCATCGAGCGAGTCTCCGGCTGCTGGATCATCATCGACGACGGGTTGTCGAAGAACGGGACTTTCGTCAACGGCGAGCGTGTCGGCGGGCGACGCAAACTCAGTTCCGGTGACAGAATTCGCGTGGGCCGATCACTGCTTGTTTTCCGAGACGGCGCATCGTCCGAGGAGGAAATGACGATCGCCCTTTCTCCCCTGCTCATCCGGAATTCGCTGACCGACGCCCAAATTATGGTTCTCAAGGCGCTCTGCCGCCCGTACGACGCACGGAGTGCGTATTCGTACCCCGCATCGAACGGCCAGATCGCAAGCGATCTGTGCCTGACTGTGTCGACGGTCAAGACGCACATGCGGGCGCTGTTCCAAAAATTTCGCGTCCCGGACCTGCCGCCGAATCAGAAGCGCTCGTTCTTGGTCGAACGCGCGATCGAAAGCGGCGTGATAGTCGATCACGAGCAGTAA
- a CDS encoding serine protease: MFRKLVGAAAALAAVATLFGAQSGAAHAETGPVLGGGSGIVVGNQNICTLTTIGRDSGGRLVGFTAGHCGEPGATVVADANRDGGVVGTFAYTNSSLDYAVIVFDQGKVAPANTVGGTTITGVGGPPRFPDIACKEGRTTGRTCGLTYGDAFTYGNATWTQTCVAEGDSGGPVVVGTTLVGMVNGYLGVPCLGPEIGVNIKDILDDVNARGDAGAGFRPI; the protein is encoded by the coding sequence ATGTTCAGGAAACTCGTGGGGGCTGCCGCGGCACTCGCCGCAGTCGCGACGCTGTTCGGGGCGCAATCAGGGGCTGCGCACGCCGAGACCGGGCCCGTTCTGGGCGGCGGCTCCGGCATCGTCGTCGGCAATCAGAACATCTGCACCCTCACCACGATCGGGCGCGACTCCGGCGGTCGGCTGGTCGGGTTCACCGCGGGTCACTGTGGTGAACCGGGAGCGACGGTCGTGGCCGATGCCAACCGTGACGGCGGCGTGGTCGGCACCTTCGCCTACACCAACAGCAGTCTCGACTACGCCGTGATCGTGTTCGACCAGGGCAAGGTCGCGCCCGCGAACACTGTGGGCGGCACGACGATCACCGGCGTGGGCGGACCTCCCCGATTCCCGGACATCGCCTGCAAAGAAGGTCGGACCACCGGCCGGACCTGCGGGTTGACCTACGGCGACGCGTTCACATACGGCAATGCGACCTGGACCCAAACATGTGTCGCGGAGGGCGATTCCGGCGGGCCGGTCGTAGTCGGGACAACACTCGTCGGCATGGTCAATGGCTACTTGGGCGTGCCGTGCCTCGGTCCGGAGATCGGCGTGAACATCAAAGACATCCTGGACGATGTGAACGCGCGCGGCGACGCTGGAGCGGGTTTCAGACCGATCTAG